Proteins co-encoded in one Opitutus terrae PB90-1 genomic window:
- the ureC gene encoding urease subunit alpha — translation MPLKLTRRQYAEMFGPTVGDRVRLADTDLLVEVERDLIAEGGGYGNEIKFGGGKVIRDGMGQSPTARDADSLDLIITNALILDSRLGVIKADLGIKHGLIVGIGHGGNPGIQSGLGSTFVDPRTGKKNPMIVGAATEVIAGEGCIVTAGGIDTHIHFICPQQIEEAISSGITTMLGGGTGPATGTFATTCTPGAWNLRRMIEAAEAYPMNLGFLAKGNCGTPAPLREQVLAGAIGLKLHEDWGTTPAAIDVCLGVADEFDVQVAIHTDTLNEAGFVEATIRAFKGRTIHTFHSEGAGGGHAPDIIRVCGEPNVLPSSTNPTRPFTVNTIDEHLDMLMVCHHLDTKIPEDVAFAESRIRPETIAAEDCLHDLGAISIMSSDSQAMGRVGEVIIRTWQTAHKMKQQFGALAGGAHPAADNFRALRYLAKYTINPAIAQGIAHVVGSLEVGKLADLVLFKPALFGVKPELVLKGGFIAWANMGDPNASIPTPQPTFYRPQFGAAGRALTSTSLTFVSQAALDHGTFRDAGLARRLEPVKHCRRIGKRDMVLNDALPHIEVDPETYTVKADGRVLTCEPARELPMAQRYFLF, via the coding sequence ATGCCCCTGAAACTCACCCGCCGCCAATACGCGGAGATGTTCGGTCCGACCGTCGGTGATCGCGTCCGACTGGCGGACACGGATCTGTTGGTCGAGGTGGAGCGCGATCTCATCGCCGAGGGCGGGGGTTACGGGAACGAGATCAAATTCGGCGGCGGGAAGGTGATTCGCGATGGCATGGGCCAGTCGCCCACGGCGCGCGATGCCGATTCACTCGACCTCATCATCACCAACGCGCTCATCCTCGATTCACGGCTGGGCGTGATCAAGGCGGACCTCGGCATCAAGCACGGACTGATCGTCGGGATCGGCCACGGCGGAAACCCCGGCATTCAGAGCGGGCTCGGTTCGACGTTCGTGGATCCGCGCACCGGAAAAAAGAACCCGATGATCGTGGGCGCGGCGACCGAGGTGATCGCCGGCGAGGGCTGCATCGTGACCGCCGGGGGGATCGACACCCACATTCATTTCATTTGTCCGCAGCAGATCGAGGAGGCGATTTCGTCGGGCATCACCACGATGCTCGGGGGCGGCACCGGGCCGGCGACGGGCACGTTTGCGACCACGTGCACGCCGGGCGCCTGGAATCTGCGCCGGATGATCGAGGCGGCGGAGGCGTATCCGATGAACCTCGGCTTTCTCGCCAAGGGCAACTGCGGCACGCCGGCGCCGCTGCGCGAACAGGTGCTGGCCGGCGCCATCGGGCTGAAGCTGCACGAGGATTGGGGGACGACCCCCGCGGCGATCGATGTTTGCCTCGGCGTGGCGGACGAGTTCGACGTGCAGGTGGCGATTCACACCGACACGCTGAACGAAGCGGGTTTCGTCGAGGCGACGATCCGCGCGTTCAAGGGCCGGACGATTCACACGTTCCACTCCGAAGGCGCCGGCGGCGGGCACGCGCCGGACATCATCCGCGTTTGCGGCGAACCGAACGTACTGCCCTCGTCGACGAATCCGACCCGTCCATTCACCGTCAACACCATCGACGAGCACCTCGACATGCTGATGGTGTGTCACCACCTCGACACAAAAATCCCGGAGGACGTGGCATTCGCCGAGTCGCGGATCCGACCGGAAACCATCGCGGCGGAGGACTGCCTGCACGATCTCGGCGCGATTTCGATCATGTCGTCGGATTCGCAGGCGATGGGCCGGGTGGGCGAGGTGATCATCCGGACGTGGCAGACCGCGCACAAGATGAAGCAGCAATTCGGTGCGCTGGCCGGCGGCGCACATCCGGCGGCCGACAATTTCCGCGCGCTGCGTTATCTCGCGAAATACACGATCAATCCCGCGATCGCGCAGGGCATCGCGCACGTAGTCGGCTCGCTCGAGGTCGGCAAGCTCGCCGATCTGGTGCTCTTCAAGCCGGCGCTGTTCGGCGTGAAACCCGAGCTCGTGTTGAAGGGCGGATTCATCGCCTGGGCGAACATGGGCGACCCGAACGCGTCGATTCCCACGCCGCAGCCGACCTTTTACCGGCCGCAGTTCGGCGCCGCCGGCCGTGCGCTCACGAGCACGAGCCTGACCTTCGTGAGCCAGGCGGCGCTGGATCACGGCACCTTTCGCGATGCGGGACTGGCGCGCAGGCTCGAGCCGGTGAAACACTGCCGGCGGATCGGCAAGCGTGACATGGTGCTCAACGACGCGCTGCCGCACATCGAGGTGGACCCGGAAACGTACACCGTGAAAGCCGACGGACGCGTGCTCACCTGTGAGCCGGCGCGCGAACTGCCGATGGCGCAGCGGTATTTCCTTTTCTGA
- a CDS encoding urease subunit beta, which yields MIPGEIIPAAGLPLDANTGLETKVLTVANTGDRPIQVGSHYHFFETNEALEFDRDATRGFRLNIPAGTAVRFEAGDTKRVELVALAGAREVYGLNARVNGKL from the coding sequence ATGATTCCTGGAGAAATCATTCCCGCCGCCGGCTTGCCGCTCGACGCGAACACCGGCCTGGAGACCAAGGTGCTGACCGTGGCAAACACGGGCGACCGCCCGATCCAGGTCGGGTCGCACTATCACTTCTTCGAGACCAACGAGGCGCTGGAGTTCGATCGCGACGCGACGCGCGGATTCCGGCTCAACATTCCGGCCGGCACGGCCGTGCGGTTCGAAGCCGGCGACACGAAGCGCGTGGAACTCGTCGCGCTCGCCGGCGCCCGCGAGGTTTACGGACTCAACGCCCGGGTGAACGGAAAGCTCTGA
- a CDS encoding urease subunit gamma produces the protein MHLTPREREKLLIVTAADLARRRQARGLKLNYPEAVAIITYEIIEGARDGRSVAELMSYGTTILQREQVMAGVAEMIPEVQVEATFPDGTKLVTVHHPIR, from the coding sequence ATGCACCTGACTCCGCGCGAACGCGAAAAACTTTTGATCGTGACGGCGGCGGACCTCGCGCGGCGCCGGCAGGCGCGCGGACTGAAGCTGAACTATCCCGAGGCGGTCGCGATCATCACCTACGAGATCATCGAAGGCGCGCGCGACGGGCGGTCCGTGGCGGAACTGATGAGCTACGGCACGACGATCCTGCAACGCGAACAGGTGATGGCCGGCGTGGCCGAAATGATCCCCGAGGTGCAGGTCGAGGCCACGTTTCCCGACGGCACCAAGCTCGTGACGGTGCACCATCCGATCCGATGA
- a CDS encoding ATP-binding cassette domain-containing protein, which produces MSSLLQLSSVEADIAGSRILRGVELNVNTGEVVALMGRNGVGKTTTLRGIAGLLPVRSGTIVFDGRALHKTPPDVRARMGVAYVPQGRDIFPHLTVAENLEIGLVVHPRSRAAAAAARERVFNLFPVLKEMLGRKGGVLSGGQQQQLAIGRALLTNPRLLMLDEPTEGIQPSVIDHIGDTLKKLKTEGLHENPVAEIQHAIKELKREGSLAILLVEQYVDFCRDVADRFYAMDRGAVVARGPIAALSDAVVKQHLQV; this is translated from the coding sequence ATGAGTTCGCTGCTTCAACTCTCTTCGGTCGAAGCCGACATCGCCGGCTCGCGGATCCTGCGGGGGGTGGAGCTTAACGTGAACACGGGCGAGGTCGTCGCATTGATGGGTCGCAACGGCGTGGGCAAGACCACGACGCTGCGGGGGATCGCCGGCCTGCTGCCGGTGCGCAGCGGGACGATCGTGTTCGACGGCCGCGCCCTGCACAAAACGCCGCCGGACGTCCGGGCGCGGATGGGCGTGGCCTACGTGCCCCAGGGGCGCGATATTTTCCCGCACCTCACGGTCGCCGAAAATTTGGAGATCGGTCTGGTCGTGCATCCGCGCAGCCGCGCGGCCGCTGCGGCGGCGCGCGAGCGCGTGTTCAACCTGTTTCCGGTATTGAAGGAAATGCTGGGCCGAAAGGGCGGGGTGCTGTCCGGCGGTCAGCAGCAGCAGCTCGCGATCGGGCGGGCGCTATTGACGAATCCGCGGCTGTTGATGCTCGACGAGCCGACTGAAGGAATCCAACCGTCCGTGATCGATCACATCGGGGACACGCTGAAGAAACTCAAGACGGAGGGGCTGCACGAAAATCCGGTCGCGGAGATCCAGCATGCGATCAAGGAACTCAAGCGGGAGGGCTCGCTCGCGATCCTGCTCGTCGAGCAATACGTCGATTTCTGCCGGGACGTCGCGGACCGTTTCTACGCGATGGATCGCGGCGCGGTGGTGGCGCGCGGTCCGATTGCCGCGCTGAGCGACGCTGTGGTGAAGCAGCATCTGCAGGTATGA
- the urtD gene encoding urea ABC transporter ATP-binding protein UrtD has translation MKLAAEKTNLLLLVEDVSKTFDGFKAISNLTFYLDRGELRTVIGPNGAGKSTFFDLITGRAKPDTGRIEFGWNTDLTGMNEYQINRLGIGRKFQTPSVYAEHTVFENLLLSLQGPRGVFATLWHRPTSTERDRIDALLRTVRLEAKRAVPAGRLAHGEKQWLELGMLLAQDPQLLLVDEPAAGMTDDETARTGDLLISLAEKHSIIVVEHDMTFVRQIARDGKVTVLHQGTVLCEGRFDEVQADERVREVYLGRGKH, from the coding sequence ATGAAGCTTGCCGCCGAAAAAACGAATCTCCTGCTGCTCGTCGAGGACGTGAGCAAGACGTTCGATGGGTTCAAGGCCATCTCGAACCTGACCTTCTACCTCGACCGGGGCGAACTACGGACGGTCATCGGCCCCAACGGCGCGGGCAAGTCGACGTTCTTCGATCTGATCACCGGCCGGGCGAAGCCGGATACTGGTCGGATTGAGTTTGGCTGGAACACCGATCTCACCGGGATGAACGAGTATCAGATCAACCGGCTCGGGATCGGGCGGAAGTTTCAAACGCCCTCGGTGTACGCCGAGCACACCGTGTTCGAGAACCTGCTGCTGTCGCTGCAGGGTCCGCGCGGCGTGTTCGCGACGCTGTGGCATCGCCCCACGTCGACCGAGCGCGACCGGATCGACGCGCTGCTGCGTACGGTCCGGCTCGAGGCGAAGCGCGCGGTACCGGCGGGCCGGCTGGCGCACGGCGAGAAGCAGTGGCTCGAGCTCGGCATGCTGCTGGCGCAGGATCCGCAATTGCTGCTGGTGGACGAACCGGCCGCGGGGATGACCGATGATGAAACGGCGCGCACCGGCGACCTGCTGATCAGCCTCGCGGAGAAGCACAGCATCATCGTCGTCGAGCACGACATGACCTTCGTGCGGCAGATTGCCCGCGACGGCAAGGTCACCGTGCTGCATCAGGGCACCGTGCTGTGCGAAGGCCGGTTCGACGAGGTGCAGGCCGACGAACGCGTGCGCGAGGTTTACCTCGGGCGGGGAAAACACTGA
- the urtC gene encoding urea ABC transporter permease subunit UrtC — protein MNVEQRTPKVEHRTSQSASGVLGDEPPDVAARGARTSTVDVQPSPPDRVRRAELGAIALVALLLIVVFPLLNAQGLISDFTLNLWAKYLCYALLAISVDLLWGYTGLLSLGQALFFSLGGYMMGMYLMRMIGDLGQYRKPIPDFLVFLGWTELPSFWKPFDQFPFAAAMVLLLPGVVALGFGFLAFRARIKGVYFSILTQALTYGASLVLFRNDLLMGGNNGFTDYKFILGHDLRSAATQRALYVATAVALVLVFLGCRWLSRTKFGLVQRAIRDGENRVLFSGYAAGHFKLFVFVVAALIAAVGGALYVPQVGIINPSEMTPDKSLEAVVWVAVGGRGTLVGPVVGAITINALKSWATRAYPDLWLLLLGAMFILVVLFLPGGIVSVPGRIRTWWRQRRRGPAAALPRVETPAVSSS, from the coding sequence ATGAACGTCGAACAGCGAACGCCGAAGGTCGAACATCGAACCTCGCAATCCGCAAGCGGAGTCTTGGGCGACGAACCGCCAGATGTTGCTGCGCGGGGCGCTCGGACTTCGACGGTCGATGTTCAGCCCTCGCCGCCCGATCGCGTCCGCCGGGCTGAACTGGGCGCGATCGCCCTTGTCGCGCTGTTGCTGATCGTCGTTTTTCCGCTGCTCAACGCGCAGGGGCTCATCAGCGATTTCACGCTGAACCTCTGGGCGAAGTATCTGTGCTACGCGCTGCTCGCGATTTCGGTGGATCTGCTCTGGGGCTACACCGGCCTGCTCAGCCTCGGTCAGGCGCTCTTCTTTAGCCTCGGTGGCTACATGATGGGCATGTATCTGATGCGGATGATCGGGGACCTCGGGCAGTATCGAAAGCCGATCCCGGATTTTTTGGTTTTTCTCGGCTGGACCGAGCTGCCCTCGTTCTGGAAGCCGTTCGACCAATTCCCGTTTGCCGCGGCGATGGTGTTGCTGCTGCCGGGCGTGGTCGCGCTGGGATTCGGCTTTCTGGCGTTTCGCGCGCGGATCAAGGGCGTGTATTTCTCGATTCTCACGCAGGCGCTGACCTATGGCGCGTCGCTGGTGCTTTTTCGCAACGACCTGCTGATGGGCGGCAACAATGGATTCACCGACTACAAGTTCATCCTCGGGCACGACCTGCGCAGCGCCGCCACGCAGCGGGCGCTTTACGTCGCGACGGCCGTCGCGCTGGTGCTCGTGTTCCTCGGCTGCCGCTGGCTGAGCCGGACGAAATTCGGGCTGGTGCAGCGCGCCATTCGCGACGGCGAGAACCGCGTGCTGTTCAGCGGTTATGCGGCCGGACATTTCAAGCTCTTCGTCTTCGTGGTGGCCGCGCTGATCGCCGCCGTCGGCGGCGCGCTCTACGTGCCGCAGGTGGGGATCATCAATCCATCGGAAATGACGCCCGACAAGTCGCTCGAGGCCGTGGTGTGGGTCGCGGTGGGCGGCCGTGGCACGCTGGTCGGTCCCGTGGTGGGCGCGATCACCATCAACGCGCTCAAGAGCTGGGCCACGCGCGCGTATCCGGATCTCTGGCTGCTGCTGCTCGGCGCGATGTTCATCCTCGTCGTGCTGTTTCTCCCCGGCGGGATCGTGAGCGTGCCGGGGCGAATCCGGACATGGTGGCGGCAGCGGCGCCGCGGCCCGGCCGCAGCGCTCCCGCGCGTCGAAACTCCGGCCGTGTCGTCGTCATGA
- the urtB gene encoding urea ABC transporter permease subunit UrtB, with amino-acid sequence MVSVIRILFCLGLWPAVVMAAQESARQTIARAILAEAPAQRMELIRALAGEADAAIGPLLAAWREDALFVATTAAGERVPVTLEGEPEANGRRRARRVDTGELLLDASDGPARLAPGSLVPVEHTAALRRVMKTVLDVADLAHPEAARRIRAIRTFGYGQQLDKLFALEARQRIEQTAGVQLALREAIALIQLKHAPRDGRLAALRELQALHTIGSADAIKLAAKSPEIAGDPALAAAARSALRAIDEHVTAVNFFGTLFRGLSLGSILLVVALGLAITFGLMGVINMAHGEMIAVGAYTTYVVQNLFGAGLALSPFGWSISLPGLNAQGWRYEGYFLLALPLSFLAAAAMGLLLERGVIRFLYRRPLESLLATWGVSLVLQQLFRRVFGSNNVQVSSPAFLSGNWTFNDIIFGWNRVFVIGFAGVIVLGVWLVLTRTSLGLLIRAVMQNRAMAACLGVRTERVNMATFALGSGLAGLAGAFLSQIGNVGPSLGQSYIVDSFMTVVVGGVGNLAGTVLAALGIGMSDQTLQQLLLNPVLGKITVLIAIILFLQWRPAGIFVTRSRSLEG; translated from the coding sequence GTGGTTTCTGTGATTCGAATCCTGTTCTGTCTCGGATTGTGGCCTGCGGTCGTGATGGCCGCGCAGGAATCGGCGCGGCAGACGATCGCGCGGGCGATCCTCGCCGAGGCGCCGGCGCAGCGGATGGAACTGATCCGCGCGCTGGCCGGCGAGGCTGATGCGGCGATCGGGCCGCTGCTCGCGGCGTGGCGCGAGGACGCGCTCTTCGTCGCCACGACGGCCGCGGGGGAACGCGTGCCGGTCACGCTCGAGGGGGAACCGGAGGCCAACGGCCGCCGGCGCGCCCGGCGCGTCGACACGGGCGAACTGCTGCTGGACGCCAGTGACGGGCCGGCGCGGCTGGCGCCGGGCTCGCTCGTACCGGTGGAGCACACGGCGGCACTGCGGCGCGTGATGAAAACCGTGCTCGATGTCGCTGATCTCGCGCATCCGGAGGCGGCGCGGCGCATTCGCGCTATCCGGACGTTCGGCTACGGTCAGCAGCTCGACAAGCTATTCGCCTTGGAGGCCCGGCAGCGGATCGAGCAGACCGCGGGCGTGCAGCTGGCGCTGCGCGAGGCCATCGCGCTGATCCAGCTCAAGCATGCGCCGCGCGACGGCCGGCTCGCGGCCCTGCGGGAACTCCAGGCGCTGCACACGATCGGCAGCGCGGATGCGATCAAGCTCGCGGCGAAGTCCCCCGAGATCGCGGGCGATCCGGCGCTCGCCGCCGCCGCACGCTCGGCGTTGCGCGCGATCGACGAACACGTCACCGCGGTGAATTTTTTCGGAACGCTGTTTCGCGGGCTGAGCCTCGGCAGCATTCTGCTCGTGGTTGCGCTGGGGTTGGCGATCACGTTCGGCCTGATGGGCGTGATCAACATGGCGCATGGCGAGATGATCGCGGTGGGCGCCTACACGACGTACGTCGTGCAAAATCTATTTGGCGCCGGGCTGGCCCTGTCGCCGTTCGGCTGGTCGATCAGCCTGCCCGGACTCAACGCGCAGGGCTGGAGATACGAAGGTTATTTCCTGCTCGCGCTGCCGCTGAGCTTTCTCGCCGCGGCGGCGATGGGCCTGTTGCTCGAGCGCGGCGTGATCCGGTTTCTTTATCGCCGCCCGCTCGAGAGCCTGCTCGCCACGTGGGGCGTGTCGCTCGTACTGCAGCAGCTGTTCCGGCGGGTCTTCGGCTCCAACAACGTGCAGGTGAGCAGTCCCGCGTTCCTGAGCGGCAACTGGACGTTCAACGACATCATCTTCGGCTGGAATCGCGTCTTCGTGATCGGGTTCGCCGGCGTGATCGTGCTGGGCGTGTGGCTGGTGCTCACGCGCACGTCGCTCGGGCTGCTGATTCGCGCGGTGATGCAGAACCGCGCGATGGCGGCCTGCCTCGGCGTGCGGACCGAGCGGGTGAACATGGCGACCTTTGCGCTCGGCAGCGGACTCGCGGGGCTGGCGGGAGCGTTCCTCAGCCAGATCGGCAACGTCGGGCCGTCGCTCGGCCAGAGTTACATCGTCGACAGCTTCATGACCGTGGTCGTCGGCGGAGTCGGCAACCTCGCGGGCACCGTCCTCGCCGCGCTGGGCATCGGGATGTCCGACCAGACGCTCCAGCAGCTGCTGCTAAATCCGGTGCTGGGAAAAATTACCGTGCTGATCGCGATCATCCTGTTTTTGCAGTGGCGGCCGGCGGGAATCTTCGTCACGCGCAGCCGCAGCCTGGAGGGTTGA
- the urtA gene encoding urea ABC transporter substrate-binding protein produces MTKKLVSLLGAGVFALSALAGSLAAAETVKVGVLHSLSGTMAISETSLRDVLLFAFDEINAQGGVLGRQIEPVVVDGASNWPLFAEKAKQLLEQDQVAVVFGCWTSVSRKSVLPVFEKNNGLLFYPVQYEGEEESQNVAYTAEAVNQQATPAVDYYLAEGKTKFYLLGSDYVYPQTTNLVLLEYLLSKGVPLENIGGGFKRDESGRIISAGKYTPFGHTDYQQIVAEIKQFAASGDACVISTLNGDTNVPFFKEYAAAGLTSDTCPVVSFSISEDEFRGLPAKQLVGQLGCWTYFQSLDTPANKQFVGAFQKWLGTTKVPGIVKEGRVTCSPMVLSYAGVHLWKACVEKAGTFDVDAVRAAWKSGVSFDGPGGRVTTQPNMHLTKNVYIGETRADGQFKIVKSFDNVVGEPWLKGKFKAAAVATAQ; encoded by the coding sequence ATGACCAAAAAACTCGTTTCCCTACTCGGCGCCGGGGTGTTTGCCCTGAGCGCTTTGGCCGGCTCCCTCGCCGCGGCTGAGACCGTCAAGGTCGGCGTGCTGCATTCGCTCAGCGGCACCATGGCGATCAGCGAAACCTCGCTGCGCGATGTGCTGCTGTTCGCCTTCGACGAGATCAACGCGCAAGGCGGCGTGCTGGGCCGGCAGATCGAGCCGGTCGTCGTCGACGGCGCATCCAACTGGCCGCTGTTCGCCGAAAAGGCGAAGCAGCTGCTGGAGCAGGACCAGGTCGCCGTCGTGTTCGGCTGCTGGACGTCCGTAAGCCGCAAGTCCGTGCTGCCGGTGTTCGAGAAAAACAACGGGCTGCTGTTCTACCCCGTCCAATACGAGGGCGAGGAGGAAAGCCAGAACGTCGCCTACACCGCCGAAGCGGTGAACCAGCAGGCGACGCCGGCGGTCGACTACTATCTCGCCGAGGGCAAGACGAAGTTCTACCTGCTCGGTTCGGATTACGTTTATCCGCAGACCACCAATCTCGTGCTGCTCGAATATCTGCTGAGCAAGGGCGTGCCGCTCGAGAACATCGGCGGTGGCTTCAAGCGCGACGAGTCGGGCCGAATCATCTCCGCCGGCAAATACACGCCGTTCGGCCACACCGACTACCAGCAGATCGTCGCCGAGATCAAACAGTTCGCCGCCTCCGGCGACGCCTGCGTCATCAGCACGCTGAACGGCGACACGAACGTTCCGTTCTTCAAGGAGTACGCCGCGGCGGGGCTGACGTCCGACACCTGCCCGGTGGTGTCGTTCTCGATTTCGGAGGATGAATTTCGCGGCCTGCCGGCGAAGCAGCTCGTCGGTCAGCTGGGCTGCTGGACGTATTTCCAGTCGCTCGATACGCCGGCCAACAAGCAGTTCGTCGGCGCATTCCAAAAGTGGCTGGGCACGACGAAGGTGCCGGGCATCGTGAAGGAGGGCCGCGTGACCTGCTCGCCGATGGTGCTGAGCTACGCCGGCGTGCATCTCTGGAAGGCCTGCGTCGAAAAGGCGGGAACCTTCGACGTCGACGCGGTGCGCGCCGCGTGGAAGAGCGGCGTGTCGTTCGACGGGCCGGGCGGCCGCGTGACGACGCAGCCCAACATGCACCTCACGAAAAACGTCTACATCGGCGAGACGCGCGCCGACGGCCAGTTCAAGATCGTGAAGTCGTTCGACAACGTCGTCGGCGAGCCGTGGCTCAAGGGCAAGTTCAAGGCCGCGGCCGTCGCGACGGCCCAGTAG
- a CDS encoding outer membrane beta-barrel protein: protein MIKPISKLTSAVLTLAAVVAAQADVKVNEHFSVNGYAIGAATNTDVDGGDNIDTYFESKGSPAVVNADAIKLGLLGSAGQFSAYGSVLYLPGAANEAGLLDAYATYDTGAGLKITGGKFLSYLGYEAFDPVNMAQLTYGSTIFAIPAYHTGAKLDYTGAGFSAGLAVVDSVFSGPRGFFEGDREYSDDIGWEAMVTYTGIDKLTVFAGVALEDTDGAADDLFIFDLWASYALTDKVTIAAEYDTQNDVMDGWLAFLSYKFNDQFSTAFRVSGVEWDGGGSDTKYTIAPTYTINANLALRAEVSVGEGDTGDYTFYGVQAVFKF from the coding sequence ATGATCAAGCCTATCTCCAAGCTGACGAGCGCGGTGCTCACCCTGGCGGCGGTTGTCGCAGCCCAGGCCGACGTGAAGGTGAATGAGCACTTCAGTGTGAATGGCTACGCCATCGGCGCCGCCACCAACACAGACGTCGACGGCGGGGACAACATCGACACGTATTTCGAGAGCAAGGGCTCTCCCGCGGTGGTCAACGCCGATGCCATCAAGCTGGGCCTGCTCGGCAGCGCGGGACAGTTCAGCGCCTATGGGAGCGTGCTCTACCTGCCGGGCGCGGCCAATGAGGCCGGCCTGCTCGACGCGTATGCGACCTACGACACCGGCGCGGGCTTGAAGATCACCGGCGGAAAATTCCTGAGTTACCTGGGCTACGAGGCGTTCGATCCGGTCAACATGGCGCAGCTCACCTACGGTTCGACGATCTTCGCCATTCCGGCCTACCACACCGGCGCGAAGCTCGATTACACCGGCGCCGGTTTCTCGGCCGGGCTGGCCGTGGTGGATTCGGTGTTCTCGGGCCCGCGGGGTTTCTTCGAGGGAGATCGCGAATACAGCGACGATATCGGTTGGGAGGCGATGGTCACCTACACCGGCATCGACAAGCTCACGGTGTTTGCCGGCGTGGCGCTGGAGGACACCGACGGCGCCGCCGACGACCTGTTCATCTTCGACCTGTGGGCGAGCTATGCGCTGACCGACAAGGTGACGATTGCCGCCGAATACGACACGCAGAACGACGTCATGGACGGCTGGCTCGCCTTCCTGAGCTACAAGTTCAACGACCAGTTCTCGACCGCATTCCGAGTCAGCGGCGTCGAGTGGGACGGCGGGGGCAGTGATACGAAGTACACGATCGCGCCGACCTACACGATCAATGCGAATCTCGCGCTGCGCGCGGAGGTCTCCGTGGGCGAGGGCGACACGGGCGACTACACGTTCTACGGCGTGCAGGCCGTATTCAAATTCTAG
- a CDS encoding TorF family putative porin encodes MKRLLSSLLLLAGSTLSPLAAAETAPAVAPLPEMTWTVTPAVTSQYLFRGVRLAGASLQPAVDFAYGPLALGLWSSVALEDHASGDGDPEIDFYGSYTIPLLRWSRVEAELVPGFQLYTYPDAERSRGYYRATLEPSVGANLIIAGVKLTPKAYYDFMLKGATFECAAAVAVPLPALGTELELSASIGTFRWKDIAADVDPAVKNWGDYWTVGAAVPYQVTANSSVKLTVLYSEGRNNFFKQGTSPREENESAVGRAAVTLSYAIDL; translated from the coding sequence GTGAAACGCCTTCTTTCCTCTCTCCTGCTCCTCGCTGGTAGCACGCTGTCGCCGCTCGCGGCCGCCGAAACCGCGCCCGCGGTCGCGCCCCTACCGGAAATGACGTGGACCGTCACGCCCGCCGTGACCTCCCAGTATTTGTTTCGTGGAGTCCGGCTCGCGGGCGCCTCCTTGCAGCCGGCCGTCGATTTCGCTTATGGCCCGCTCGCGCTGGGCCTGTGGAGCAGCGTGGCGCTCGAGGATCACGCGTCCGGCGATGGCGATCCCGAAATCGATTTCTACGGCTCCTACACGATCCCCCTGCTGCGCTGGTCCCGGGTCGAAGCGGAGCTCGTTCCCGGCTTCCAGCTCTACACGTATCCGGATGCCGAACGCAGCCGCGGCTATTATCGCGCGACGTTAGAGCCGAGCGTCGGGGCCAATCTCATCATAGCCGGCGTGAAGCTCACGCCCAAGGCCTACTACGATTTCATGCTCAAGGGCGCCACCTTCGAGTGCGCCGCCGCCGTGGCGGTGCCGCTTCCGGCGCTGGGCACGGAGCTCGAACTCTCGGCGAGCATCGGCACGTTCCGGTGGAAGGACATCGCCGCCGACGTCGATCCCGCCGTGAAAAACTGGGGCGACTACTGGACGGTAGGCGCCGCGGTGCCCTATCAGGTGACGGCGAACAGCAGCGTAAAGCTCACCGTCCTCTATTCCGAAGGCCGTAACAATTTCTTCAAGCAGGGCACGTCGCCCCGCGAAGAGAACGAGTCCGCCGTCGGCCGCGCCGCGGTGACGCTCAGCTACGCGATCGACCTCTGA
- a CDS encoding phage regulatory CII family protein, whose translation MFIGWSPVSRRRPGLAREKMCEVILIVRQRGIRLPHEPVVGISPVRRRGPGACARGSAGLPFRGAPARSPPMDAHELMREVLKRTSAKQIAADMGLSLSLIYKWAEPPEGESGASSPLDRVGQLVRITKDAHIAQWVCEQAGGFYIRNPHNFPPGGALIPVTNDIVQEFADMLATIAMSAADDAITKDEAKKIRARWEELKSVTEGFVRAAESGTFRATAEPEKK comes from the coding sequence ATGTTCATTGGATGGTCTCCAGTCAGCCGCAGGAGGCCAGGGTTAGCACGCGAAAAAATGTGCGAAGTTATTCTGATCGTCCGCCAACGAGGGATCAGACTGCCGCATGAGCCGGTCGTCGGCATTTCACCGGTCCGCCGCCGCGGCCCCGGCGCGTGCGCCCGTGGCAGCGCAGGATTGCCTTTTCGAGGTGCGCCCGCACGCTCGCCGCCGATGGATGCCCACGAGCTGATGCGCGAGGTACTCAAGCGCACAAGTGCCAAACAAATCGCGGCCGACATGGGTCTGTCGCTGTCGCTGATCTACAAATGGGCCGAGCCGCCCGAAGGGGAAAGCGGCGCCAGCAGCCCCCTCGATCGCGTGGGCCAGTTGGTCCGCATCACGAAGGACGCGCACATCGCGCAGTGGGTCTGTGAGCAGGCGGGCGGCTTCTATATCCGCAATCCGCACAATTTCCCGCCGGGCGGCGCGCTCATCCCGGTGACCAACGACATCGTGCAGGAGTTCGCCGACATGCTCGCCACGATCGCAATGTCCGCGGCCGACGACGCGATCACCAAGGACGAAGCGAAGAAGATCCGCGCGCGGTGGGAAGAGCTGAAAAGCGTGACGGAAGGCTTCGTGCGTGCCGCTGAGAGCGGTACGTTCCGCGCCACGGCCGAGCCGGAGAAGAAATGA